The nucleotide sequence TTCCGGCCAGTGAAAACACCATTGCTCCCATGCATAATAGCAATCGGCCAAAAATCGTTGAAACACTTGTATTGGCATAAAAAATCCGGCTAATTGCATAACTAATTAGAAACAATGCAGCCACGTAGCAAATCAGTGCCACAACAACTAACCACCTGCGATTAATCGTCAACCAAGTAAACATGTCCCCGTTAATTGGAATGTTCATCTTTAAAGGTGTGATAATTCCCATCAAACCTACTGGGAGCAGCAATAACTGTAATAAAAACAAAATTGCAAATTTTTGATAGTACCTCCCATTTAACTCACCAAGCAACCATACTAGTAATCTCGATTGAATTAAGATAGTGCCAATAGCTATAACCCAGACTAATAACTGTGAAGAAACTAACCTTCCTATCGTGATATTGGTTAAACACGCCACTGCGATCATTTCAATGAAAATCACTCGTTGTTTACTCTTAGACATTTCCCCACAACTCCATTTACAATAATTAACTTAATTGTATCAGTCCAGAATAGATACTGGTACTTACAAGGTAAATAAAAACCACTTTCCAAGATGGAAAGCGGTCAGTAATTAGTTGTTAAATTTATACATCCTGATCTGTAGGATTTAATGGCTTGAAGTCGTACAGAATCTTTGAACGGTATTCAAACTCATCAATAGCTAGTTGAATCAACCGATCGATTAAATCAGTATATGAAATTCCAGATGCCTCAAACAGTTGTGGATAAAGACTGATGTTAGTAAATCCTGGCAAGGTATTAACTTCACCAACATAAGGATCGTCATTCTTAGAAATCAAGAAATCAATTCTAGCAAGTCCCTTAAGTCCTAATGCCCGATAAGTTTTAAGCCCCATTTCGGTTAACTTGGTTGCAAGTTCATCAGAAATGGCAACAGGAATATCAAACTTAACTTCACTTGCATCAACGAACTTGTTGTCATAAGTATAGAATTCGTCAGTTGCAGGTACTTGAATTGAGCCGATCTTTGATGCGATTGGCTCACGGTTACCAAGAATTGAAATTTCAAGTTCACGAGGGCCTTCAATTGCCTCTTCAACTAGAATTTTGTCATCGTAACGGAACGCATCGCGCATTGATTCTTCATATTCTTCAGCATTTTCAACTTTATGAATCCCAACAGATGAACCTTGGTTAGCAGGCTTTACAAATAAAGTCGTTCCCAATTCTTTAGAAAGTGATTCATAAGTAAATTTTTCAGCAGTTAAAGGAGTAACTAATTCGTATCTAGTATTAGCAACACCAGCTAACCCAAGAATCTTCTTAGTAATGTCCTTATCAAAAGCCATTGCTGAGCCTAACACACCGGTACCAACATATGGTTTGTTCAACAATCTAAGCAATCCTTGAATTGTCCCATCTTCACCCAAGTTACCATGAATAATTGGGAAAAATACGTCCACACCAGTCGCATTTTGTAAATTAGCAATTGGAGCTAATGGATTTGATAAATCCAATTTAGCCATTTCTTCTTTTTCAACGGTTTCTTCTGACTCGCCATCAAAAACTCGTTTTGAGCCTTCATGACTCAAGAAATAGCCATCTTTAGTCATCAAGAACAAGCTAACGTCATACTTATCCTTGTCCATTGCATCATAGATGTTGTGAGCAGATCTCTTTGAAACATCGTGTTCTGAGGAATTACCACCAAAAAGTAGGGCAACATGTCGCTTTTTGTTATTTTCCATTTTTTTCATCCCATTCGTATATATTTCATAATCTTAAGTATACCATTAAAACGCTTATATTGCATTTCTAAACACCTTTATACCCTGATTTTTCACAAAAAAATGCCGACAAAGTTCGTCGCCATTTTAAAAAGACTATTCTAAAGAATCCGTATTAATTACGTTTTGAGTACCCTTTTCGTTTATTATCGACACGAGCACATTGTTTACCATTTGTAACTTGCGATCATCAGTGGTTTTGATGCCTAAGTCAGCTTCGATTTGGGACACAGCGTCTTCCGCAATTGAAACTGCTCCCTCGACAATGATTTTTCTAGCCGAAAGAATCGCAGTTGATTGTTGTCGTTGAAGCATTGCACTAGCAATTTCCGTTGCGTAAGCTAAGTGAGTCAACCTAGTCTCAACAATTTCGATACCTGCAACTGATAAACGTTCCTGTAATTCAGCCTTTAGCGCTTCTGAAACGGAAGTTGAGTTCCCTCTAAGGGTCATTTCCCCAGCGTCATCATCAAAGCTGTCATAAGGATACTGGCTAGCAATATGACGAATGGCAGATTCACTTTGAATCTCAACAAATTGCTCATACGCATCAACATTAAACGACGCTTTAGCAGAATCAACTACTCGGTAAACGATTACTGCGGCAATTTCAACTGGATTACCCTTTAAATCATTAACCTTGATAATCGAACTGTTAAAGTTCCTAACTTTCAACGAAATTGACATTTTATTCGTTAGTGGCACAGTCATGTAGAGTCCCGCATTCTTTATTGTCCCAATGTACTGACCAAAAAATGTGAGGACCTTAGCTTCATTAGGAGAAATAATCGTCAGCGAACTGGCAAATAACAGTCCAATCACGATTACAATGGCAGCAATGACCACCATGAAAACCGAATCGTTAGTGGAACCGAAGTAAATAAGGTATGCTCCCAGAAGCAACATGATAATTACCCCAAGTAGGCCTGCATATCCATTAACGTGAAATACTGATTTTTCTTTCATTAGTCTTACCTCCAATGATTTAATCATAAGCTAAAGCTAGTCGGAATAAAAGGGAGCACTGCAGGAATCTATGACTCCGTCTCAGTGCCCCCACA is from Lentilactobacillus curieae and encodes:
- a CDS encoding D-alanine--D-alanine ligase family protein, which gives rise to MENNKKRHVALLFGGNSSEHDVSKRSAHNIYDAMDKDKYDVSLFLMTKDGYFLSHEGSKRVFDGESEETVEKEEMAKLDLSNPLAPIANLQNATGVDVFFPIIHGNLGEDGTIQGLLRLLNKPYVGTGVLGSAMAFDKDITKKILGLAGVANTRYELVTPLTAEKFTYESLSKELGTTLFVKPANQGSSVGIHKVENAEEYEESMRDAFRYDDKILVEEAIEGPRELEISILGNREPIASKIGSIQVPATDEFYTYDNKFVDASEVKFDIPVAISDELATKLTEMGLKTYRALGLKGLARIDFLISKNDDPYVGEVNTLPGFTNISLYPQLFEASGISYTDLIDRLIQLAIDEFEYRSKILYDFKPLNPTDQDV
- a CDS encoding SPFH domain-containing protein, whose product is MKEKSVFHVNGYAGLLGVIIMLLLGAYLIYFGSTNDSVFMVVIAAIVIVIGLLFASSLTIISPNEAKVLTFFGQYIGTIKNAGLYMTVPLTNKMSISLKVRNFNSSIIKVNDLKGNPVEIAAVIVYRVVDSAKASFNVDAYEQFVEIQSESAIRHIASQYPYDSFDDDAGEMTLRGNSTSVSEALKAELQERLSVAGIEIVETRLTHLAYATEIASAMLQRQQSTAILSARKIIVEGAVSIAEDAVSQIEADLGIKTTDDRKLQMVNNVLVSIINEKGTQNVINTDSLE